A window of Bos taurus isolate L1 Dominette 01449 registration number 42190680 breed Hereford chromosome 19, ARS-UCD2.0, whole genome shotgun sequence contains these coding sequences:
- the SMIM36 gene encoding small integral membrane protein 36, with protein MEFYLEIDPVTLNLIILVSSYVILLLVFLISCVLYDCRGKDPSKEYAPEASLDAQPSIRLVVMQQGSPGAPWARRSSLHFGNHTPLGKKSTVV; from the coding sequence ATGGAGTTCTACTTAGAGATCGACCCTGTCACCTTGAACCTGATCATCCTAGTCTCCAGCTACGTCATCTTGCTCCTGGTTTTCCTTATCTCCTGCGTGCTCTATGACTGCCGAGGCAAGGACCCCAGTAAGGAGTACGCACCCGAGGCCTCCCTGGATGCCCAGCCCTCCATCCGCCTGGTGGTGATGCAGCAAGGCTCCCCGGGGGCCCCCTGGGCACGGAGGTCCAGCCTCCACTTTGGGAATCACACCCCACTGGGGAAGAAGAGCACCGTGGTGTAA